The sequence ACCACGGCTACCGCCGCCGCCGCCGCCGCTGCCGCGGCCACTGCCGCCGCTGCCGCCACCTTAACCACCACGGCTGCCGCCACCACCACCGCTACCGCCACGGCTGAACCCACCGCCGCTACCGCCACCCGGCTTACGTTCGGTCTTGGGTCGCGCCTCGTTTACAACAAGCGTCTGCCCGTTGAATTCCGACTGATTCAGGTTCTCGATCGCTTCGAGTGCTTCAGATTTGCTTGGAATCTCGACAAATGCGAAACCGCGCGACTCGTACGTGAAACGATCCTTAATAATTTTGACCGATTCTACCTGTCCGTATGCCTCAAAGGCCTCTCGCAGTTCATCTTCGGTGGTTTGTGCGGGCAGGTTGCCGACGTAGATGTTCATCGTGATAGGAGTTCATTAGTTGGCGTAGCAGCCCACAAAAAAACCTACAGCCTGAAAGAAGTATGTTCTGCGTCCTTCAGGCTGTAGGCTTGAGTCGTGATATGCACGCGGATGACGTAAAACAGCTCTAGAACAGCCGGCTATAAATAAAAGATCCCAGCATGCATACATACCCCCAGCCACCAGAGACATTACCTGTTAGGCATGGTGAGCGCTGTGCTCTATGTTTCGCATGGGGTATCGCAAACCCCGTTTATCGGCCTCCAGCCAGGGCATCCAGGCGGCGCGCGCCGGTAGCGGACAGGGCATATACGCCAAGCAACGGATCCTGGCAAACGATCATCCCTTCCTCCTCCAACGCCTGGAGCGCAACCTCGGCCTTTCGGGCCTCTACGGGCGCCGCCGCGGCGAGAATTTCCACCAGGCGCCCATCGCGGATGTAGGCCAGGAGCGACCGCACCAGCGTTTCGTCCGCATGGCCCAGGGCGGGCGGCCCGTGCCGGCCCATACAGTAGTCGCACTGCCCGCAACGGTCCGGCGCATCTTCCCCGAAATAGGCCAACAAAAAGCGCCGCCGGCAGCCTTCGGAACGAGCGTACTGGACCATATCCTTCAGCCTGGATTCCGCCCGCTGCCGCGCCAGCCGCGCCGCATTCCCGTCGACGCGTAGCCGATCCGGCCGCGGGATGGAAAACTGAAGACGTCGTCCACTGCCGGGGCGTTGCCAGGCCACTACGTGCCGCTCCTGCAAGTCGTCGAGCTGGTGCTCGACCTCCTCGCGCGTGGCGCCGAGCGCTCGTTCGAGGCTCCGCAGATCCAGATCCCACCATCCGGAAAACGCATCCGCGTGCACGATCCGGAGCAGGTGGTCCAGCAGCGTGCCGATCATCGTATGCGCCAGCTTTGCCGAGTCCTCGCGGATTACGCGCGGTTGCTGGAGAAACCGGAACGCTGCGATGTGGCGCTTCGCCGGCACGGCCGTCCACAACCCCTGGCGCTCGAGCGCATCAAGGGCGGCGCGCACCTTGCCCGCCCCGGCGCGCAGACCCGCCGCCAGGGCCGCTTCATCGACCGGAACCGGCGTCTCCGGTAGGCTTCCGGTCGCGATCTTATGCCTATTACACACCGCGGCGTACACCGCCGCGACAAAATCTGGCTCCGGGTGGCTGTCCGCCACGATCCCACGCTGCGTCGCTTCGTCGGCCGGATCGTAGAGTAACACCGCATACGCCCTCGCCCCGTCGCGCCCCCCGCGACCGGCCTCCTGGTAATACCCCTCGAGCGTCGCCGGGAGATCGACGTGGACGACAAACCGAACCCCCGGATGGTCGATACCCATGCCAAAGGCGTTTGTCGCTACCATGACGCGCGTCTTTCCGCCCAGCCAGGCGGACGCCTCGGTCTCGCGACGCCTGGCCTCCATCCCCCCGTGGTACGACGACACGCTGATGCCCATCCCGGCGATCTGCCGGCTCCACTGCTCCACCCCGCGCCGCGTCGCTGCGTACACGACACCACACCCGGGCACGCCGGCTAACACATCCTTCACCCGGGCCCGCTTATCGGTCCCCTGAAAAACAGACCAGACGATGTTCGGCCGATCGAACCCCTGAACGGTACAGTAGGGATCCCGCAGCGCCAGCCGCTCGGCGATGTCGCGCCGAACGTCCGGCGTGGCGGTGGCCGTGAGCGCCACTACGGGCGGATGCCCGAGCAACGGATAGGCCTGGGGAATGGCGAGGTACGCCGGCCGAAAATCATAGCCCCACTCGCTGATACAATGCGCCTCATCGATCGCGAGGCAGGCCACATTGAGGCGGCCGGCGCGCGCCTGAAATAGCTCCGACTGAAACCGCTCCGGCGCCATGTAAAGCAACCGATACCGACCAAACTCGGCGTCGATGAAGATCTGCTCGATGGCCGGCTGGGTTAACTGACTGTGGAGAGAAGCCGCCGAGATACCACGCTTCTTCAGGGCGTCCACCTGATCCTGCATAAGCGCGATCAGGGGAGAAACGACGATGGTCAACCCGTCGAAAAGCAACGCCGGCAGCTGGTAACACATCGACTTCCCCCCTCCGGTGGGCAGCACGATGAGCGCGTCGCGGCCGGCCAGCACCTGCGCGATGACATCCCACTGACCGGGGCGAAACCCGTCGTAGCCCCAGTGTCTCTTGAGACACTCGTCTGCCCGTGTGCGAACCGTTTCCACGTGTTTCCAGACTCAGGTGTATCCCGCTCCATAACCGATAACGCACACAACAATGCGCGAGAGGCCGGGTATAAGCGGGGCTCGAACGAAGGCGCCAATCCAGATGCGCACACGTAGCTTACTCGCACCCGCCCATGTCTGCTCCAACGCAGGTTCACCCCCTTCCAGTTTCCATCATCATCGTCTCCTGGAATGCACTCCCCTTGCTGCAGCGCTGCCTTCCGGACGTAGTGCAGACATCCGAAGGACACGATGCGGAGATCATCCTGGCCGACAACGCCTCCGACGACGGCTCGGCCGAATGGGTAACGGCC is a genomic window of Rhodothermales bacterium containing:
- a CDS encoding RNA-binding protein; the encoded protein is MNIYVGNLPAQTTEDELREAFEAYGQVESVKIIKDRFTYESRGFAFVEIPSKSEALEAIENLNQSEFNGQTLVVNEARPKTERKPGGGSGGGFSRGGSGGGGGSRGG
- a CDS encoding ATP-dependent DNA helicase RecQ yields the protein METVRTRADECLKRHWGYDGFRPGQWDVIAQVLAGRDALIVLPTGGGKSMCYQLPALLFDGLTIVVSPLIALMQDQVDALKKRGISAASLHSQLTQPAIEQIFIDAEFGRYRLLYMAPERFQSELFQARAGRLNVACLAIDEAHCISEWGYDFRPAYLAIPQAYPLLGHPPVVALTATATPDVRRDIAERLALRDPYCTVQGFDRPNIVWSVFQGTDKRARVKDVLAGVPGCGVVYAATRRGVEQWSRQIAGMGISVSSYHGGMEARRRETEASAWLGGKTRVMVATNAFGMGIDHPGVRFVVHVDLPATLEGYYQEAGRGGRDGARAYAVLLYDPADEATQRGIVADSHPEPDFVAAVYAAVCNRHKIATGSLPETPVPVDEAALAAGLRAGAGKVRAALDALERQGLWTAVPAKRHIAAFRFLQQPRVIREDSAKLAHTMIGTLLDHLLRIVHADAFSGWWDLDLRSLERALGATREEVEHQLDDLQERHVVAWQRPGSGRRLQFSIPRPDRLRVDGNAARLARQRAESRLKDMVQYARSEGCRRRFLLAYFGEDAPDRCGQCDYCMGRHGPPALGHADETLVRSLLAYIRDGRLVEILAAAAPVEARKAEVALQALEEEGMIVCQDPLLGVYALSATGARRLDALAGGR